A window from Bufo bufo chromosome 1, aBufBuf1.1, whole genome shotgun sequence encodes these proteins:
- the LOC120989516 gene encoding olfactory receptor 1468-like — protein MVALSAKTNLTMVTEFFLLGFPGNQLLRNIIFLLFLLVFGATIYGNLLIIVLVSTSKNLYTPMYFFISQLSISDVLLTTNIVPNLLHILLNNGETITFIGCITQLYFFSVSEVFECLLLTVMSYDRYVAICNPLRYTSIITSEFCVKSVVLSWVLCFFVSIIVTITPSKLSFCATNIIDHFFCDIVPLVEISCSDAFIVHLEIYLLSIALVIAPSTIIIKCYVCIIVNILKIPSSTGRQKAFSTCSSHLIVVSIFYWTLFSVYVFPTKGQSSTISKILSLLYTVFTPLVNPVIYSLRNKDIRKAIQGTFHLQGSSPCAKIDLILLL, from the exons ATGGTCGCACTCAGTGCAAAG ACAAATCTGACTATGGTCACAGAGTTTTTCCTCTTAGGATTCCCAGGCAACCAACTTTTAAGAAACATTATATTCCTTCTGTTTCTTTTGGTGTTTGGAGCAACAATATATGGAAATCTCCTGATCATCGTCCTGGTGTCCACCAGTAAGAACCTCTACACTCCAATGTATTTCTTCATATCACAACTGTCCATCAGTGATGTCTTATTAACCACAAATATTGTCCCCAACCTGCTCCACATTCTACTGAATAATGGAGAAACAATAACTTTTATAGGTTGTATCACTCAGCTTTATTTTTTCAGTGTCTCAGAAGTATTTGAATGTCTCCTCCTCACAGTGATgtcttatgacagatatgtggccATCTGTAATCCCCTCCGTTACACTTCTATTATAACAAGTGAATTTTGTGTGAAATCAGTTGTTTTGAGTtgggttttgtgtttttttgtttcaatcATTGTCACCATAACACCATCAAAGCTGAGCTTCTGTGCAACAAATATCATTGACCATTTCTTCTGTGATATTGTTCCCTTAGTGGAAATTTCTTGTTCTGATGCCTTCATTGTCCATTTAGAGATATATTTATTAAGCATTGCTTTAGTTATTGCTCCTAGCACAATAATTATAAAATGTTATGTGTGTATTATTGTTAATATCTTAAAGATCCCATCCAGTACTGGTAGACAGAAGGCCTTCTCCACCTGTAGCTCCCACCTCATTGTGGTCTCCATATTTTATTGGACATTGTTCAGTGTTTATGTTTTCCCAACAAAAGGACAATCATCAACCATCAGTAAAATCCTAtccctgctatatactgtatttactcCTTTGGTCAATCCTGTTATATACAGTTTAAGAAATAAAGATATTAGGAAAGCCATACAGGGAACATttcatctacaggga aGTTCCCCGTGTGCTAAAATAGACCTTATTCTGTTACTGTGA